The following is a genomic window from Carassius gibelio isolate Cgi1373 ecotype wild population from Czech Republic chromosome B7, carGib1.2-hapl.c, whole genome shotgun sequence.
tgacatgtgggcggagctaaagaatcacgagcgccagtaggcttttgctttgagagcgtttggaagctgtgacattaccgtgaggggaaaaccatcatccaaaataaaccatggctaacagtcagattcagacgtttatttatgattcagaatcagatcccgaagctgaaactgaacgagagcggcagcagcaacgactcgcaccaagtggggctcgaacccgggtctccggcatgggaggcagacgcactaacaaggaggcagagatattttaagcagttttactcaccgcctgcggttccaacacacgatcgtgcccctttttcgttgggactgcattatacttaataaataaacgatgtgcaaaaacacactccttttgtgacttttcgcgacgctctcgctctgatcagtgaagtctgttgtgctctcagtgctctgctatacgggagagcgcgctcttccggcagaagtgcctcaggacccatataaggaaattccgctccatctaacgtcacacagagccttactcgaaaaaaactttctgaaacttgtgacaaaccggaaagagtatttttggaacaaaaatactccttcaaacatacaacttaatttttgaaactttgtccatgtttagcatgggaatccaactctttaactgtgtaaaaaaactcagtatgcatgaaatagcatttcacccccctttaagtatTGTTTAATCATTAATGGATTACaggctttttaaattaaatgttttatatttgttttcgtTATTTCTTTTAGTAGGGTTTTTTAACgtctgttctttttattttatttattaatttttgtattattattattattttacatttaagttgATAATCCTGTTGAGAAGATAGTTTTGGGGCAAACCATATTAGCAGCGGAAATATTTTTcctgatatatatgtatattttttttgtcattattattttattttttgtggagcaccagattgactttttttttttttttttttttttttttttttttttggtacttttaGACCAATATGATTAAGATGTATAAAATGGGGTTAAGTTGATTTATACACACTTGTTTATAAGCTTtagggagagtaaatgataacaatattcatttttaggtgaataaACTGTCTTCTGTTTCATCAGTGTAACCCAGGTAAGATGATCACAGCACCCAGATGCAAAATATGGTTCCTTTTGAATCCATAAACTGCTTTCTCACTGAAGTTTTAGGAAGGTCATTGGATTGCAGTTAAGGAGGTGGTCAACTGTGTAAATTATCCGCCGTCTCAGTTTGTGCACATGACTGTAAGTGCTGCATTTTGTTTTAGACGCAGGTCGTCTCAAGCCATCTCAACATTCAAATCTTCATTCAAACCAGCTCTGTTTGCATGACTGCGCAGTATAACCACAGCCTTGAGCACAATAAATCAGAGATTGACCTCCGTCAGTTAcacttaaaaacacgtgaaatgAGTTTAAGACCATTTAAAGACCAAGACTGTTCAAGCAAAGTCTAATTAGCACATGGTGGATCTAATGAGCAAGtttctacattttaatttaaaaaccaaATCGAAATACACTGTCATTTTTctcttgcatttaaaaaaaaaaaaataaacaaaaataacaggCACTAGTTGCATGAATTGCTTAAACTAGTTaattttccattatttatttttatttatttttttgaatgagcACTGATTAATTCGGTCTAATTTGAGAACTGAAAGAGAGGCTAACTGCTTTTTAACTGCTTGCTGGCCATACTTTTTCTCAAGACTGATCATATGATGGCTGTTTGTAATGAAGACAGAGTGGATGCTTTTGTTGCCGCTTTTATAAACCACTTTTTTACAGTTTCCAAAGCAAAACATCTCTGTTCACCAGTCCACCTGTTTATCTCTAgggtttataaatgaaatattgtGCACTAATGTCTACTCTTAGACAAGCTGAGTACCAACTccatcattttattaaataaggcCTGCAGGGCTTTGATGCAAATGAACTGGATTAGTGGTCAGTGATCAGTAAGAAGACTTCCATACTCTGATGCGCCTGATGGTTTCACTATATTTACATCTGTTCATTTACCATATggtttatccaaagcaacttacaaattaaGAAAACACTTTTAGACCAGGACAACACCAAATAAGTGTAATTACACAACATCAAGAAAAGGAGTTAGTAGGTTggttaacatatatatatatatatatatatatatatatatatatatatatatatatatatatgtgtgtgtgtgtgtgtgtgtgtgtgtattgatttatatttattgttaaatgtagtttgtttattggtttagagtttttgcattttatttattgtatctttacatcttttttatgtattatatttttataatttttatcagCCACatcagccatatatatatatatatatatatatatatatatatatatatatatatatatatatatatatgtgtataaaatttttgtttattcaaaattatatttaaattgtttcatttattattaatttacatctGTTTGGTATAAGTTACGTGGTTAACAGATGGACCGAGTGTGATGATCGAGAGTTTGTGTCCTCACAGATTTCAGGTGGTGTTTGTTAATCCAGGTTGATAAGTCAGAAGGATAGGCTGAGATATGATCTGAGAGGAGGTGTGGTTTTGAGAATGAAGAGATAGATAGCGCTGCATGACCTCTGTCTTGCAGTAAGGTGGTGTAAATCCAGAAGAGCAGTGGGCTGCGCACCGAACCCTGAGGCACACCACTGGTAAGAAGTCATTATTTGAACTTCCAGAAGAGTTTATGACTTTCAAATGCCTAATGTGAAGCAGTCTTTGATAAGTATTGTGTATTGACCTTTATTCGCTCTAATTTAACTAGACTTGGAAGGGTTGAGTTGGCAGTAATCGCAGTGATTTATCTCTTTGCCTTTCATTCActcattactctctctctctctatatatatatatatatatatatatatatatatatactcgtTTATTGGTAAAGGAACTATTTTGATAATGTGTTTATGTTTTAGTACCTTGGTTAATTTGAAGGATAAaccagaattgtattttttttttttttgtaatggctTAGTTTCATTTTCTTGTAGGTGATTCATGATGAAGAGGGTTTTGCTCTTGGTTTTTCTTGGAGGTTagttcatttttcattatttctgcatttttaaacaAGGATAGTGTCACCTGTCAAACattgattttaaagttttagttcatttaaatCCCATTTCAAAATGCCAACAACATAGCTGTAGTTCATACCCatttaaggcaaggcaagtttatttatatatcacattggtaattcaaagtgcttaccataaaagaaagtaaaataatcataaataaaaataaaacaaggaatttaaaacctttgaaaatgatttaaaagttgatttaaaatgaattgtaggcAGTGCAATGCAATAATTTCTGGTTGCACAAGACACAAGTGCaattcataaaatacagtgcagttTAACTAATTCAGCTTATTTTATCTTCAGCTCTGATGCCTGTGACATTCCCACAGACTCGTATGTTTTACTTTGTGCCAAAATTGATGAGATGGTCAGATGCGCAGATACACTGCAGACGGAATTACATTGATCTGGCCACCATCGATGACCAAACTGATAGGGATGAGATGATAAGAGTCATACGGCAGTTTCATAATGGGGACGTGTGGACTGGACTCAGTCGGACAGACAAGAGCGCTCCCTGGGTCTGGTCCGATCAGAGCCCATTCACGTTCATGCCATGGGCTCCCAATCAGCCAAACAACTGTCATGGCAATCAGTACTGTGTGGCAATGAATCAGGGGGCGGAGCTTAATGATCTTAACTGTGAAGGAACCCTTCCTTCTGTTTGCTATACTGGTGAGTATTTGCACACATTTCACCACTTTGATTTAATCCATGACCGATTCAATTGATTTCATTGCTTTAtgtattttacaaatgttttttcagTGAATAATTAAAATTGGATAATAGCATGATTGGCTGTTAATTAAGTTTCTTAAATGCTTTGTTTAAAACTAAATACTACGGAAAAATATATTATTCCATCATAGTTTGATCACTGCGTGTATTCTTGTGTTGCAAAGAGAGACTCAAACAGACGGTGAGActggaaatcaaatcaaatcaaaatgtgaATGATCCTGCTGTGAATTCGGAGATTCTGCTGCAGGTGGGTTCATAGAAGAACACGTACAGTATACGGAAAGCATAATGATAACGGAGAAACAAGAGTATTAAGAAATATAATCTGGTTGTGTTCTACAGATAGGGAAGAGATTGAAGGAGAATGGATTAAAAGATTATGTAAAGCTCTCATGGAAGATTCAGCCAGATGCAAATGTCTTCCAAAAGATTGATGCCACTCAACAGACTGAACCttgtaaaacagacagaagaAAGACGTTTTATTGATCCACTATTAAACAATAGTATAGTGAGAACTGCATCTTTGATTTGACACATAATTACCCATTTTAGCCGATCATGTATAAAACTAGCTCTTTATGTTGGTGAAACAAAAcctaattattttaattgtttattcatTTCTATGGGGGGACAAAAATAAGAAGGAGTTTCCAGTTTATGTGGCCATTTCATTTTAGAGATAAATACTGtttttgatagttttttttttttttatgttcaaataaattatatataaactgtTAAGTTGTATAGCATTTCTACTGAAGTGAACATTCTTCCCTCTGAGAGAACTAACAGCCAGCAGACGCAATCATATTAAAACAGCCAGTGATGCTGAATTTGCATCTGCTTCATTTATGTCACTGATTGACATTCAGTTTTAGTACAAAAGTCAatctaaggaaaaaaaaaatcgttttatttatttatttttacacagattatgcATCAAAGGTACTGTAATGAGAACAATATTTATGCTTCATATGCAATCTTAATGTTTTGGCTTTATGCTTTGTATATGTTCGGCAGGTTGTAGACTAGAAATTAGCTTTGGGTTTATATAAATGCTTGTCATGTAAATCTCTGCTGTCATGGATTGAATTTCAGTAGCTTTTTTGTAAAGTATGTAAAAAGTCATTCAGATACAGAAGAGAGGACAGGAAACTCATTACGCAGACTGTCAGAGATGGAATAAGAAAGTGTTTTCTGCAGCAGATTGACGATTAAGAGCAGTTGTTCATGATGAATAATGGTTCTTTTTGGAAGGAAAGTGGtgtgttttcttcctttttttaaattaatttttatcatttttactcTATAAAGATCTATCTACTGTTTCTTATTTCAaaggcctctaaatgatcaaaaCTATGCTTTAAACCTGTTTCACAGTCTCATGTCTTCTgtctctgattgatagtttagagtgttttattcattaaaagcTCTTCTAGTGTAACAGTACAAACACTTCTTGTGTATTTCTGCTGTCAGATCTTTCCTGATTGTGAtccagtaaaggtcagaataacgTCAGtgatatctccagatgaactcttcctggactgaagcagctcagctttacttgattctccatcaatcatgttttagagtctcaaatctgatcctcaggatcttttgaggcgTGTTTgcttccagaagctttactttcactgttcctcagcggaggaaagatcttcacaagcctccagaacatctcacatcttctgaattTATTTTAGTTCATCATATTTCAAAAGAATCATCAACTGTTGAAGTTTTATTAacaagatctcattgatttacatcacAAGATACATACATGATGCACCTAATTGCATATTTTTGTGCAGTTTGAGATTGAATAAAATTGAGCTGTTTGTCCTCGATGTTCTCACTGTAACATCActgcttgcttagttggggtcacttcatctacagtgatatcattgacttgattgtaaattaaaacagacactatttaaactgaacagagatgacatcactgaattcaatgatgaactgtctttaactttCGCTTTGCATTATTgggacactgttttccaaatgaatgttgttcagtgctttggcgcaatgtattttgtttaaagcactatataaataaaggtgattgattgattgattgataaatgtGTCTCTGGAGCACAGAAGCAGTTTTGAGTctcgggtatatttgtagcaataggcaacaatacattgtatggttcaaaattatatatttttattttatgccaaaaatcattaggatattaagtaaagatccattaagatattttgtaaatatcctactgtaaatgtatcaaaacataatttttgattagttatatgcattgctaagaacttaatttgaacaagtTCAAAGATGATTTTCTATCTCAGCCCAGTATTGTCCTCTTAACAAACCACAAATCAATGGAAACATTAGTTATTCAGCTTTGATGTATAAAACTGGATTTAGAGCCATAAGCCTAATGGATCAAATGTGATGTATATCTAAACACATGCAATACAtctatattaaaagaaaaatctacactgtaaaaaaaaaaaaaagttacttcaaCTTTACAAAATTGCAAGCGcttttttttgagtaaactaaACAAACTTAACAAGTCcacccaacttaaaataacttaatatcccaagttgtcacaacataaatagtcatgttaacctaaaaaaatatcagaacaaaatattttttgtttactgaacacaagGCCTATTATCTATGAGCatacacaattttaaagtgacttgacattcagccaagtatggtgacttaTACTCAGAATTCAAGCTCTacatttaacctatccaaagtgcaaacacatagagcagtgttcatcatttatgctgcggcgcccagggagcagttgggggttcagtgtcttggtcaagggcacctaagtcgtggtattgccagcccgagtatcgaacccacaaccctatggTTAGGAGTCAAAATCTTTAACCACTAGCCCACAAATTTATATTATTCAAagactctaaataaataaaagaacataaCACGGatcaaatgactttttttttatttattttttttatcattgaacgcttgtgtccaaagcacaaggacataccaagtcttgtatattaacttctttactcaatgcattttacactgaactcaacacatggtacataatgcatgttaaataaatccagtgttaATTATACCTTTATACGTTAGCAGTCTTGTGGCATGAAGTcacatgtatttaacatttttgtttgtttttaaaggaactattacgtgaaaattactatattgcatattttaacatcaacctaatccactgggcaaagttacgtccagtggacgtctttttatgtctttgcagatgttgaaaagacgtccactgaggagacagaatgtttttatgatgtcttttttaaaaatgttttttatgtcttctgtacatCTGATATAGACGTTCCCAGatcctccttacaaggttctgtggctttatttctgtcagacattgagaattaacagaggtttaaatgttgatattcaattcatttgaagtcaccattgtggtgatcagtgtttggtttagttgggatcttggtccagataCTTCTTGTGTTAGCTTGTCTCTTGCTGTTGAAACTGTGTGTTATAAAACACTCTTATTGCGGCAGAGAGAGATGATATCAAGCG
Proteins encoded in this region:
- the LOC127962268 gene encoding C-type lectin domain family 17, member A-like, encoding MMKRVLLLVFLGALMPVTFPQTRMFYFVPKLMRWSDAQIHCRRNYIDLATIDDQTDRDEMIRVIRQFHNGDVWTGLSRTDKSAPWVWSDQSPFTFMPWAPNQPNNCHGNQYCVAMNQGAELNDLNCEGTLPSVCYTERLKQTVRLEIKSNQNVNDPAVNSEILLQIGKRLKENGLKDYVKLSWKIQPDANVFQKIDATQQTEPCKTDRRKTFY